In Microbacterium lushaniae, the following are encoded in one genomic region:
- a CDS encoding DNA-methyltransferase has protein sequence MTTRDGGADAPVGSVRIHAGDNLHVARSLPDAAFTLIYLDPPFNTGRSRARAVETMLPLADESAASGPGPAEDGLTPMGPRFGFRGQEYAKLRGDLRVYDDRFDDYWGFLEPRLLEAWRLLAPDGTLYVHLDYREAHYAKVLLDALFGRERFLNEIVWAYDYGAKSRRRWPTKHDTILVYVKDPQRYWFDSDAVDREPYMAPGLVTPEKAARGKLPTDVWWHTIVPTSGREKTGYPTQKPEGILRRIVQASSRPGDLVLDLFAGSGTTGAVASALGRHAVLVDDNPDAIAVMRKRMPHAIIEAPTAGAGVGSHVRATSVQSRQ, from the coding sequence GTGACCACTCGCGACGGCGGGGCAGACGCGCCCGTCGGGTCGGTCCGCATCCACGCCGGCGACAACCTCCACGTCGCAAGGTCGCTGCCGGACGCCGCCTTCACGCTGATCTACCTCGATCCGCCGTTCAACACCGGCCGCTCGCGGGCCCGCGCGGTGGAGACCATGCTCCCGCTCGCGGATGAGTCCGCGGCATCCGGTCCGGGTCCGGCGGAGGACGGGCTGACGCCGATGGGGCCGCGGTTCGGGTTCCGCGGACAGGAGTACGCGAAGCTGCGGGGCGACCTGCGCGTGTACGACGACCGGTTCGACGACTACTGGGGCTTCCTCGAGCCGCGACTTCTGGAGGCGTGGCGGCTTCTCGCACCCGACGGCACGCTCTACGTGCACCTGGACTATCGCGAGGCGCATTACGCGAAGGTGCTGCTGGACGCCCTGTTCGGCCGGGAGAGGTTCCTCAACGAGATCGTGTGGGCGTACGACTACGGCGCCAAGTCGCGGCGCCGCTGGCCCACCAAGCACGACACGATCCTGGTGTACGTGAAGGATCCGCAGCGGTACTGGTTCGATTCGGATGCCGTGGACCGCGAGCCGTACATGGCCCCAGGGCTCGTGACGCCCGAGAAGGCGGCGCGGGGGAAGCTCCCCACCGACGTGTGGTGGCACACGATCGTCCCCACTTCGGGCCGCGAGAAGACCGGGTACCCGACGCAGAAGCCCGAGGGGATCCTGCGGCGCATCGTGCAGGCGTCGAGCCGCCCCGGCGACCTCGTGCTCGACCTCTTCGCCGGCAGCGGCACGACGGGAGCCGTCGCTTCCGCGCTCGGCCGCCACGCGGTGCTCGTGGACGACAACCCCGACGCGATCGCGGTCATGCGGAAGCGGATGCCGCACGCGATCATCGAGGCCCCCACTGCCGGCGCCGGCGTCGGTTCCCACGTTCGCGCCACTTCGGTGCAATCGCGGCAGTAA
- a CDS encoding ROK family transcriptional regulator — protein MSEESSVGSGGVAELFQLLRDGVPRTRAQLAKATGLARSTVAARVEELMRLGLVSPVADAASTGGRPSSQFALNPGGRVMGAVDLGASHATVALIDLTGAILVKSTEPLDVASGPEPVLTRVVAALTSLLERTGRSESDLAAIGMGVPGPVQHSTGQPVNPPIMPGWDRFDVPGWMLQHLSAPALVDNDVNLMALGERAVAWNGAEHLMFVKVATGVGAGVISGGRLLRGAQGVAGDLGHVRVARGADVPCHCGSRGCLEALASGPAIARVLRAQGIPADGGDDVIDLVKHNNLEAIQAVRQAGRDIGEVLTTSVSLLNPSVIAIGGSMARVGEHLIAGVREVVYTRSMPLATERLAIVHSAAAEDAAVIGAGILALQHALAPETLHRIVTA, from the coding sequence ATGAGCGAAGAATCGTCGGTGGGCTCCGGCGGTGTCGCCGAGCTGTTCCAGCTGCTGCGCGACGGCGTCCCCCGCACGCGCGCCCAGCTGGCCAAGGCGACGGGGCTGGCCCGCTCGACGGTGGCCGCACGCGTGGAGGAGCTCATGCGCCTGGGGCTCGTGTCGCCGGTGGCGGATGCCGCGTCCACGGGCGGGCGCCCGTCGTCGCAGTTCGCCCTCAACCCGGGCGGTCGTGTCATGGGCGCCGTCGACCTCGGGGCCTCGCACGCCACCGTGGCGCTCATCGACCTGACCGGCGCGATCCTGGTCAAGAGCACCGAACCGCTGGACGTCGCATCCGGGCCGGAGCCGGTGCTGACACGTGTCGTGGCGGCGTTGACGTCGCTGCTGGAGCGCACCGGCCGCTCCGAAAGCGACCTCGCTGCCATCGGGATGGGGGTGCCCGGCCCCGTGCAGCACTCCACGGGGCAGCCGGTGAACCCCCCGATCATGCCGGGGTGGGACCGTTTCGACGTACCGGGGTGGATGCTGCAGCACCTGTCGGCGCCGGCTCTGGTCGACAACGATGTCAACCTGATGGCCCTCGGCGAACGCGCCGTCGCGTGGAACGGTGCCGAGCACCTGATGTTCGTGAAGGTGGCCACCGGGGTCGGGGCGGGCGTGATCTCGGGCGGCCGGCTGCTGCGCGGCGCACAGGGGGTCGCCGGCGACCTCGGACACGTGCGGGTGGCGCGCGGCGCCGACGTGCCCTGCCACTGCGGCAGCCGCGGATGCCTCGAGGCGCTGGCGTCGGGGCCGGCCATCGCCCGCGTGCTTCGTGCACAGGGCATCCCCGCCGACGGCGGCGATGACGTGATCGACCTGGTCAAGCACAACAACCTCGAGGCGATCCAGGCCGTCCGCCAGGCCGGCCGCGACATCGGCGAAGTGCTGACGACGAGTGTGAGCCTGCTCAATCCGTCGGTCATCGCGATCGGCGGCTCGATGGCGCGGGTGGGCGAGCACCTGATCGCGGGCGTGCGCGAAGTGGTCTACACCCGCTCGATGCCGCTGGCCACAGAGCGCCTCGCGATCGTGCACTCCGCCGCGGCGGAGGACGCGGCCGTCATCGGGGCGGGGATCCTCGCCCTCCAGCACGCCCTCGCACCCGAGACGCTGCACCGCATCGTCACCGCGTGA
- a CDS encoding TetR/AcrR family transcriptional regulator, translated as MSRSPEVPPKHNRGPAAGPENRRALLAAAREVYSERGPGAPFSAVARRAGVGQGSLYRHFPDRVALAAAVFEENVAELEAIAAPGDARLSDLFDAIVTQALPSSAFIELTTSHRQDPTVLHLGERFRTLVDRLIERERTAGRIGSHVETEDVVLVAGMLATELSRAEPAARVEVARRVRALVERAFAP; from the coding sequence GTGTCGCGCAGTCCGGAAGTCCCGCCGAAGCACAATCGCGGGCCCGCGGCGGGCCCCGAGAACCGGCGGGCCCTGCTCGCCGCCGCGCGCGAGGTGTACTCCGAGCGCGGTCCCGGCGCCCCCTTCTCCGCCGTCGCGCGCCGTGCCGGCGTCGGCCAGGGGAGCCTGTACCGCCACTTCCCCGATCGGGTCGCCCTCGCGGCTGCCGTGTTCGAGGAGAACGTCGCCGAACTGGAAGCGATCGCCGCGCCCGGGGATGCCCGGCTCTCCGATCTGTTCGACGCCATCGTGACGCAGGCTCTGCCTTCCTCCGCCTTCATCGAACTGACCACGTCCCATCGACAGGATCCGACGGTCCTGCATCTGGGGGAGCGGTTCCGCACCCTCGTGGACCGTCTCATCGAACGCGAGCGCACCGCCGGCCGCATCGGAAGCCACGTGGAGACCGAGGACGTCGTCCTGGTCGCCGGGATGCTGGCGACGGAGCTTTCGCGCGCCGAGCCGGCCGCGCGCGTCGAGGTGGCCCGGCGCGTGCGGGCACTCGTGGAGCGGGCCTTCGCCCCCTGA
- a CDS encoding lipoate--protein ligase family protein, which translates to MHGEYKVPGGKLVVVDLEDHDGRIAGFHLAGDFFLEPDSALGDIDAAVNGLPVESDVATIAAAIRSALPEGAQLLGFTPEAVGTAVRRALITAPGWRDFSWEVVHDQPVSPLMNLALDEVLTTRVGDGRRNPTLRLWEWNENAVVIGSFQSVRNEVDPAGAARHGFDVVRRISGGGAMLMAANSIVTYSLYVPASLVAGMTFADSYAFLDDWVLQALRSLGIEATYQPLNDIASPHGKIGGAAQKRLANGGVLHHATLSYDMDGQVLTEVLRIGREKLSDKGTQSAAKRVDPLRSQTGLPREAIIERFIETFTKLYGAVPGHITEEEYAEAEALVASKFATDAWLQRVP; encoded by the coding sequence ATGCACGGCGAATACAAGGTGCCCGGCGGCAAGCTCGTCGTCGTCGACCTCGAAGACCACGACGGACGCATCGCAGGCTTCCACCTGGCCGGCGACTTCTTCCTCGAGCCCGACTCGGCGCTCGGCGACATCGACGCGGCCGTCAACGGCCTGCCCGTCGAATCCGACGTGGCCACGATCGCGGCGGCGATCCGCTCGGCGCTGCCGGAGGGCGCGCAGCTGCTGGGGTTCACGCCGGAAGCGGTGGGCACGGCGGTGCGCCGCGCGCTCATCACCGCCCCCGGGTGGCGCGATTTCTCCTGGGAGGTCGTGCACGACCAGCCGGTCTCGCCCCTCATGAACCTGGCCCTGGACGAAGTGCTCACCACGCGCGTGGGCGACGGGCGGCGCAACCCGACGCTGCGGCTGTGGGAGTGGAATGAGAACGCCGTCGTGATCGGGTCGTTCCAGTCGGTGCGCAACGAGGTCGACCCCGCCGGCGCCGCCCGTCACGGATTCGACGTCGTACGGCGCATCTCCGGCGGCGGAGCGATGCTCATGGCGGCGAACTCGATCGTGACGTACTCCCTCTACGTCCCCGCATCCCTCGTGGCCGGGATGACCTTCGCCGACTCGTACGCCTTCCTCGACGACTGGGTGCTGCAGGCACTGCGCTCGCTCGGGATCGAGGCGACCTACCAGCCGCTCAACGACATCGCCTCCCCGCACGGCAAGATCGGCGGCGCGGCCCAGAAGCGCCTGGCCAACGGCGGCGTGCTGCACCACGCGACGCTCAGCTACGACATGGACGGGCAGGTGCTCACCGAGGTGCTGCGCATCGGCCGTGAGAAGCTCAGCGACAAGGGCACCCAGTCGGCCGCCAAGCGCGTGGATCCGCTGCGCAGCCAGACCGGCCTGCCGCGTGAGGCCATCATCGAGCGGTTCATCGAGACCTTCACGAAGCTGTACGGCGCGGTTCCCGGCCATATCACCGAAGAGGAATACGCCGAGGCCGAGGCCCTGGTGGCCTCGAAGTTCGCCACCGACGCGTGGCTGCAGCGCGTCCCGTGA
- a CDS encoding SDR family NAD(P)-dependent oxidoreductase, producing MGYTGAPLSGDSSIATWLDDPVGGAILRDLLAQGGQTPEVFKPVRRLAIKRLVKMSRGSFTQEMLDDLIRRAAAGEVPEGAVAPTPATADGGAVTEAATQGGDAVSLREWTERIDQGRFSGRTVIVTGAGSGIGRAAASRIAREGGRVIAVDVSQERLDEVVAEHPGTGMEALVADITDDAAVARIVAAAGDTIDGLANIAGIMDDMTPVAEMSDAVWQRVFRVNVDGTMKLMRAVIPIMLAQGGGSIVNTASEAALRGSAAGAAYTASKHAVVGLTKSSAFMYGPSGLRVNAVAPGATITNIQATFASPLGAERVQTAMAAMPDAADAEAVAASITFLLSDDGVNVNGVVLASDGGWSAA from the coding sequence ATGGGATACACCGGAGCCCCGCTCAGCGGCGACTCATCCATCGCGACCTGGCTCGACGACCCGGTGGGCGGCGCCATCCTGCGCGACCTGCTGGCCCAGGGCGGCCAGACACCCGAGGTCTTCAAGCCCGTGCGGCGCCTCGCCATCAAGCGCCTCGTGAAGATGAGCCGCGGCAGCTTCACGCAGGAGATGCTCGACGACCTCATCCGCCGGGCCGCCGCGGGAGAGGTCCCGGAGGGCGCGGTCGCGCCCACTCCGGCCACCGCCGACGGCGGTGCTGTCACGGAGGCCGCCACCCAGGGCGGTGACGCCGTGTCGCTGCGCGAGTGGACCGAGCGGATCGACCAGGGCCGCTTCTCCGGCCGGACCGTCATCGTCACCGGCGCCGGCTCCGGCATCGGCCGCGCCGCCGCATCCCGGATCGCCCGCGAGGGCGGCCGAGTGATCGCGGTGGACGTCTCGCAGGAGCGCCTGGACGAGGTCGTCGCCGAGCACCCCGGAACCGGCATGGAGGCCCTCGTGGCCGACATCACCGATGACGCCGCCGTCGCGCGCATCGTCGCCGCCGCTGGCGACACGATCGACGGACTGGCGAACATCGCCGGGATCATGGACGACATGACCCCCGTCGCCGAGATGAGCGACGCGGTGTGGCAGCGCGTGTTCCGCGTGAACGTCGACGGCACCATGAAGCTCATGCGCGCGGTCATCCCGATCATGCTCGCCCAGGGCGGCGGGTCGATCGTCAACACCGCGTCCGAGGCGGCGCTGCGCGGTTCTGCCGCCGGCGCCGCGTACACGGCGTCCAAGCACGCCGTGGTGGGCCTGACCAAGAGCTCGGCGTTCATGTACGGGCCTTCCGGGCTGCGCGTGAACGCGGTGGCGCCAGGCGCGACGATCACCAACATCCAGGCCACGTTCGCCTCCCCACTGGGCGCCGAGCGCGTGCAGACCGCGATGGCCGCCATGCCGGATGCGGCGGATGCCGAGGCGGTCGCCGCATCCATCACGTTCCTGCTCAGCGATGACGGCGTCAACGTCAACGGCGTCGTGCTCGCCAGTGACGGAGGCTGGTCGGCGGCGTGA
- a CDS encoding SDR family NAD(P)-dependent oxidoreductase — protein sequence MTDGFDGRVALVTGAASGIGRAVALELAGNGAKVVAVDLKDGPTRSIVDEIVAAGGSAIAAPADVADARQVKSGVDAAVEAFGGLHLAFNNAGIGGPQGLLGDYDDSDGFAAYQRLIDINLNSVYYGMRYEIPAIIAAGGGAIVNTSSILGIVGEPGAAPYTAAKHGVAGMTKSAGAAYAAQGVRINSVHPGYIDTPLLDALPREAYEALVQKHPIGRLGTAEEVAHLVVFLLSDRASFINGSQYLIDGGYTAV from the coding sequence ATGACTGACGGATTCGATGGCAGAGTGGCCCTCGTCACCGGCGCGGCATCCGGAATCGGCCGGGCCGTGGCGCTCGAACTCGCCGGCAACGGCGCGAAGGTGGTCGCCGTCGACCTCAAGGACGGCCCGACCCGGAGCATCGTCGACGAGATCGTCGCCGCCGGCGGATCGGCCATCGCCGCACCGGCCGACGTCGCGGACGCCCGGCAGGTGAAGTCGGGCGTGGATGCCGCGGTCGAGGCGTTCGGCGGGCTCCATCTGGCCTTCAACAACGCCGGCATCGGCGGACCGCAGGGCCTCCTCGGCGACTACGACGACAGCGACGGCTTCGCCGCCTACCAGCGCCTCATCGACATCAACCTCAACTCCGTCTACTACGGCATGCGGTACGAGATCCCCGCGATCATCGCCGCGGGCGGGGGCGCGATCGTCAACACGTCCTCCATCCTCGGGATCGTCGGCGAACCCGGCGCGGCGCCCTACACCGCCGCCAAGCACGGCGTCGCCGGCATGACGAAGTCGGCGGGTGCCGCATACGCCGCGCAGGGCGTGCGCATCAACTCGGTGCATCCGGGCTACATCGACACCCCGCTCCTGGATGCGCTCCCGAGAGAGGCGTACGAGGCACTCGTGCAGAAGCATCCGATCGGGCGCCTGGGCACGGCCGAGGAGGTGGCCCACCTCGTGGTCTTCCTGCTCAGCGACCGCGCGTCGTTCATCAACGGCTCGCAGTACCTGATCGACGGCGGCTACACCGCCGTCTGA
- a CDS encoding NAD-dependent epimerase/dehydratase family protein — translation MRIALTGSSGKLGTVVERELRAAGHDIVALDAVGRRRPGFVQVDLTDYGQVIDALGGAGDDRGPIDAVVHLAAIPAPGLRPDVTTFHNNITATFNVFWAAVRSGVRRIVYASSETVLGLPFDVPPPYIPVDEEYPARPESVYSLVKHLEEQLAIELVRWHPDLSITALRFSNVMVPQDYAEFPSFDADPRSRKWNLWGYIDARDGAQAIERALEAAPAGFDRFIIAAADTVMSRPNAELVAEVFPDVPVHGDLGEHDTLLSIGKARRLLGYAPRHSWRDA, via the coding sequence ATGCGCATCGCACTGACCGGCTCATCCGGCAAGCTGGGCACCGTCGTCGAACGTGAACTCCGCGCGGCCGGGCACGACATCGTCGCTCTCGACGCAGTCGGGCGCCGCCGGCCCGGCTTCGTGCAGGTCGACCTCACCGACTACGGGCAGGTCATCGACGCCCTCGGCGGCGCCGGAGACGACCGTGGGCCGATCGACGCCGTCGTGCACCTCGCCGCCATCCCCGCGCCCGGTCTCCGCCCCGACGTGACGACCTTCCACAACAACATCACGGCGACCTTCAACGTGTTCTGGGCCGCCGTGCGCTCCGGTGTGCGGCGCATCGTGTACGCCTCGAGCGAGACGGTGCTGGGCCTGCCCTTCGACGTCCCGCCGCCCTACATCCCGGTGGACGAGGAGTACCCCGCGCGCCCGGAATCGGTGTACTCCCTCGTCAAGCACCTCGAGGAGCAGCTCGCGATCGAGCTCGTGCGGTGGCATCCCGACCTCTCGATCACCGCCCTGCGCTTCTCGAACGTCATGGTGCCCCAGGACTACGCCGAGTTCCCGTCCTTCGACGCCGACCCACGCTCGCGCAAGTGGAACCTGTGGGGCTACATCGACGCGCGGGACGGCGCGCAGGCGATCGAGCGTGCGCTGGAGGCGGCCCCCGCCGGCTTCGACCGGTTCATCATCGCCGCCGCCGACACCGTGATGAGCCGCCCGAACGCCGAGCTGGTCGCCGAGGTCTTCCCCGACGTGCCGGTGCACGGAGACCTCGGCGAGCACGACACGCTGCTGTCGATCGGCAAGGCCCGGCGCCTGCTCGGGTACGCCCCGCGCCACTCGTGGCGCGACGCCTGA
- a CDS encoding DUF1345 domain-containing protein, which yields MPQDPGRAPSWHRSASRLVVTFIVLVVVTVVTGATWSWLIAPAVGWTVASGTYCLWVAVFVLRMDAVATAEHATREDPTRPVAHTLLILASVASFGAIGLLLLESGQVRGPTAVALGAAALITVAASWFLIQILFTLRYAETYYAAGSTGIDFNQTDPPRYHDFAYLAFTLGMTYQVSDTALTSTRMRRQALRHALLSFVWGVVVLATSLNLVVNLAS from the coding sequence ATGCCGCAGGACCCGGGCCGCGCGCCCTCGTGGCACAGATCCGCCTCCCGCCTCGTGGTGACCTTCATCGTTCTGGTGGTGGTCACGGTCGTGACCGGGGCGACGTGGTCGTGGCTGATCGCGCCGGCCGTGGGCTGGACCGTGGCATCGGGGACATACTGCCTGTGGGTGGCGGTTTTCGTCCTGCGCATGGATGCCGTCGCCACGGCCGAGCACGCCACCCGTGAAGACCCGACGCGGCCGGTGGCGCACACCCTCCTGATCCTCGCGAGCGTCGCGAGTTTCGGCGCTATCGGTCTCCTGCTGCTCGAGTCGGGGCAGGTGCGGGGCCCCACGGCCGTGGCGCTCGGGGCAGCGGCCCTGATCACCGTCGCCGCATCCTGGTTCCTCATCCAGATCCTGTTCACCCTGAGGTATGCGGAGACCTACTACGCCGCCGGGAGCACCGGCATCGACTTCAATCAGACCGACCCGCCGCGCTACCACGACTTCGCGTACCTCGCCTTCACACTCGGGATGACCTACCAGGTGTCGGACACGGCGCTGACGAGCACCCGGATGCGCCGCCAGGCCCTCCGGCACGCGCTGCTGTCGTTCGTGTGGGGCGTCGTGGTGCTCGCGACCAGTCTCAACCTGGTGGTGAACCTGGCCTCCTGA
- a CDS encoding squalene cyclase, which produces MTDDDIAAWLRDSDPSLRWQVERDLDHAPEAVWRESRSRVVTEGHGAALLALQDEDGQWAGGAYFPADASPDEPGQPWTATTWSLNSLREWGVPPDALRPDTAGLLHRNARWEYDDLPYWGGEVDACINGYTLANGGWLGADVSPIAGWLVGHRLSDGGWNCDWVEGATRSSFHSTLNALTGILDFEERTGGTPELTAARRGAQEYLLERGLMRRRSTGEVHAPWATHFAYPYRWFYSVLRAADYFRAASLHDGVGADERMAEAISLIRDARDADGTWHQQLRHEGRSWFEVDAPPGEPSRWLTFHALRVLEWWDEARRPAPA; this is translated from the coding sequence ATGACCGACGACGACATCGCCGCGTGGCTCCGTGACAGTGATCCGAGCCTGCGCTGGCAGGTCGAGCGCGACCTCGATCACGCGCCCGAGGCGGTGTGGCGCGAGAGCCGGTCGCGCGTCGTGACGGAGGGTCACGGCGCCGCGCTCCTGGCGCTGCAGGACGAGGACGGGCAGTGGGCGGGCGGTGCGTACTTCCCCGCCGACGCGTCACCCGACGAGCCCGGCCAGCCCTGGACGGCGACGACGTGGTCGCTCAACTCCCTCCGGGAGTGGGGCGTCCCGCCGGATGCGCTGCGTCCGGACACCGCGGGGCTGCTCCACCGCAACGCCCGGTGGGAGTACGACGACCTTCCCTATTGGGGCGGCGAGGTCGACGCGTGCATCAACGGGTACACCCTCGCCAACGGCGGATGGCTCGGGGCCGACGTGAGCCCGATCGCGGGGTGGCTCGTCGGGCATCGCCTGAGCGACGGCGGCTGGAACTGCGACTGGGTCGAGGGCGCCACCCGGTCCTCCTTCCACTCAACACTCAACGCGCTCACAGGCATCCTCGATTTCGAGGAGCGCACCGGCGGGACCCCGGAGCTGACGGCGGCGCGCCGCGGCGCGCAGGAGTACCTCCTCGAGCGCGGCCTGATGCGGCGGCGCTCGACCGGCGAGGTCCATGCTCCGTGGGCCACGCACTTCGCCTACCCGTACCGCTGGTTCTACAGCGTCCTGCGGGCGGCGGACTACTTCCGCGCTGCGTCGCTGCACGACGGCGTCGGGGCGGACGAGCGCATGGCCGAGGCGATCTCCCTCATCCGCGACGCCCGCGATGCCGACGGCACGTGGCACCAGCAGCTGCGCCACGAGGGGCGCAGCTGGTTCGAGGTCGACGCCCCGCCCGGTGAGCCGTCACGGTGGCTCACCTTCCACGCCCTGCGGGTCCTGGAGTGGTGGGATGAGGCGCGACGGCCCGCACCGGCGTGA
- a CDS encoding carboxylesterase/lipase family protein — protein sequence MTTSGEPVVRTRKGVVRGIARDGSTAFLGIPYAQAPVGALRFAAPVPPEPWAGVLDATAFGPTPQRGDAGTTLIPEPSVPGEATLNVNVFTPRVDEDAALPVLVYLHGGGYVSGSPASPWYDGAAFARDGVVTVTVSYRLGFDGFGEIEDAPSNRAVRDWLAALRWVQDEIRAFGGDPAKVTLAGQSAGGGAALTLLSMPAARGLFRAVLAISPALTEIGSERARAITRRLAAAAGVPATREGFASVPEERLFALQEKAGQPETGGRLGILTSLLNEGLPWGPVIDGDLVPEPVLPALAHGEGSAVPLVLGTTDDEFTMATARARGILGFLPVELVLAALGLRGARQRAYLRANRAQRRKGNAAVLGRYATDLVFRADIPRVAAARGTSPTWVYRFGWTSPVIGWACHCLDVPFWFDCLDAPGVAAIAGDAPPRGLADALHSSAVAFVRDGAPGWEAWSERPGTTRVFGGPPSEPDVLHDGYASVMALH from the coding sequence ATGACCACATCCGGCGAACCCGTCGTCCGCACCCGCAAGGGCGTCGTGCGCGGGATCGCGCGGGACGGTTCCACGGCGTTCCTGGGCATCCCGTACGCCCAGGCGCCCGTGGGCGCGCTTCGCTTCGCCGCGCCCGTGCCTCCCGAGCCGTGGGCGGGCGTGCTCGACGCCACGGCATTCGGACCCACGCCGCAGCGCGGCGACGCCGGCACCACGCTCATCCCCGAGCCCAGTGTGCCGGGCGAGGCGACCCTGAACGTCAACGTCTTCACCCCCAGAGTCGACGAGGACGCCGCGCTGCCCGTGCTGGTCTACCTGCACGGCGGCGGCTACGTCTCCGGGTCGCCGGCGAGCCCGTGGTACGACGGCGCCGCCTTCGCCCGCGACGGCGTCGTGACGGTCACCGTGTCGTACCGGCTGGGTTTCGACGGATTCGGCGAGATCGAAGATGCCCCCTCCAACCGGGCGGTGCGCGACTGGCTGGCGGCGCTGCGGTGGGTGCAGGACGAGATCCGCGCGTTCGGCGGCGACCCGGCGAAGGTGACCCTCGCCGGGCAGAGCGCCGGCGGCGGCGCGGCGCTCACCCTCCTGTCGATGCCCGCCGCACGGGGACTATTCCGCGCCGTGCTCGCGATCTCCCCCGCCCTCACCGAGATCGGCTCCGAACGCGCCCGGGCGATCACGCGGCGTCTGGCGGCGGCCGCCGGCGTCCCCGCCACCCGCGAAGGATTCGCCTCCGTGCCGGAGGAGCGGCTGTTCGCGCTGCAGGAGAAGGCCGGGCAACCCGAGACCGGCGGCCGGCTCGGCATCCTCACCTCCCTGCTGAACGAGGGCCTCCCGTGGGGGCCGGTGATCGACGGCGACCTGGTCCCGGAGCCGGTGCTCCCCGCTCTCGCGCACGGGGAGGGGAGCGCGGTCCCGCTCGTGCTCGGCACGACCGACGACGAGTTCACGATGGCCACCGCCCGCGCCCGCGGCATCCTGGGGTTCCTGCCGGTCGAGCTCGTGCTGGCCGCTCTGGGCCTCCGCGGGGCGCGACAGCGCGCGTACCTGCGGGCCAACCGCGCCCAGCGCCGCAAGGGCAACGCGGCCGTGCTCGGCCGATACGCGACCGACCTGGTCTTCCGCGCCGACATCCCGCGGGTCGCGGCGGCACGCGGGACATCCCCGACCTGGGTGTACCGGTTCGGGTGGACCTCGCCGGTGATCGGCTGGGCGTGCCACTGCCTGGACGTGCCCTTCTGGTTCGACTGCCTCGACGCTCCCGGCGTGGCCGCGATCGCGGGAGACGCCCCGCCCCGCGGTCTGGCCGACGCCCTGCACTCCAGCGCCGTGGCGTTCGTGCGCGACGGCGCACCCGGGTGGGAGGCGTGGTCCGAGCGCCCCGGCACCACCCGCGTGTTCGGCGGCCCGCCGTCCGAGCCCGACGTCCTCCACGACGGGTACGCCTCCGTCATGGCCCTGCACTGA
- a CDS encoding ABC transporter permease, which yields MSEQTASRPAATSPSPSGPSAREPVLRRMLRGSFGRNLGLIVALLVLFVVGTITAGDTFTSINNVLVILRQASIIGVVSIGMTFVIISGGIDLSVGSVLGLASIVATLSAVQDLVDSTHWIVMVVVALAVGVAAGLINGVIIAYGKVVAFMATLAMLVAARGLAEILAERRTLIVDSRAFVSALNADFLGVDMLIWIFVLVALGGWILLNRTTFGRRTVAIGGNREAARLAGIDVKRHITWLYALSGLTAGIGAIMILGRTTSGTSTHGTLLELDAIAAVVVGGTLLAGGRGTITGTVLGVLIFATLQNVFVQNNLSSSVQNVAKGIIIVVAVLLQQRFARTNTRGT from the coding sequence GTGAGCGAGCAGACCGCATCCCGCCCGGCAGCGACATCGCCGTCGCCCTCCGGGCCGTCCGCCCGCGAACCGGTCCTGCGCCGCATGCTGCGCGGCTCGTTCGGCCGCAACCTCGGTCTCATCGTGGCCCTCCTCGTGCTCTTCGTGGTGGGGACCATCACCGCCGGCGACACCTTCACGAGCATCAACAACGTCCTCGTGATCCTGCGGCAGGCCTCGATCATCGGGGTCGTCAGCATCGGCATGACGTTCGTCATCATCTCCGGCGGCATCGACCTGTCGGTCGGATCGGTCCTCGGGCTCGCCTCGATCGTGGCGACCCTCAGCGCCGTGCAGGATCTCGTCGACAGCACGCACTGGATCGTCATGGTCGTCGTGGCGCTGGCCGTCGGCGTGGCCGCGGGACTGATCAACGGCGTCATCATCGCCTACGGGAAGGTCGTGGCCTTCATGGCGACGCTCGCGATGCTCGTCGCGGCCCGCGGTCTCGCGGAGATCCTCGCCGAGCGCCGCACCCTCATCGTCGACTCGAGGGCGTTCGTCTCCGCCCTCAACGCCGACTTCCTGGGCGTGGACATGCTCATCTGGATCTTCGTCCTCGTCGCCCTCGGCGGCTGGATCCTGCTGAACCGCACGACGTTCGGTCGTCGCACGGTCGCCATCGGAGGCAACCGTGAGGCCGCGCGCCTCGCGGGCATCGACGTCAAGCGGCACATCACCTGGCTGTACGCCCTGTCGGGGCTGACCGCCGGCATCGGCGCGATCATGATCCTCGGGCGCACCACCTCGGGCACGTCCACGCACGGCACGCTGCTGGAACTGGATGCGATCGCCGCCGTCGTCGTCGGCGGCACGCTCCTCGCCGGCGGCCGGGGGACCATCACGGGCACCGTGCTGGGCGTCCTGATCTTCGCGACGCTGCAGAACGTGTTCGTGCAGAACAATCTGTCCTCCTCCGTGCAGAACGTGGCGAAGGGCATCATCATCGTGGTCGCCGTGCTGCTGCAGCAGCGGTTCGCCCGCACGAACACCCGCGGGACGTGA